The Solidesulfovibrio sp. genomic sequence CCTCGGCCATGGGCCAGTGCTGTCCTGGTTCGTGCTGTCGCTTTGGGGCGTGCGCCACAATCCCTACCAGCGCCCTGCCAACAGCCTCGAGGTCTTCGACCGCTACGCCGGCCGCTGGGGCCGGGCCATGGCGGCCTGGGGCGACGGCCTGTACTGGCACTACCACCAGCCCTCGCCCTGCGGCGCGGCCAACCGCTGGTGCGCCGACTGGACCCATGCCGACTGCTACGACGAGGTGCTGGCCCGGTTGCTGGTGGACCGGGGCTTTTTCCCGTCCTGCTTCCGGGCCGGCGGGCGCATCGAGGACAACGACCTGTCCCACTGGCTCGAGGAGATCATCCCCTTCGACTATTCCTGCTGTTCCGGGGCGGTGGACTGGGACCGCGTCGAATCCTGCGGCGAGCCGCTGCGGGCCTTTTGCGACTGGTCCCGGGCCCCGTCGGACTGGTCGTGGTACCACCCGGACCGCGACGACTACCAGCGCCCCGGTGCCATGCGCCGCACGGTGCTGCGCTGCCCCGACCTGGCCAGCCCCGTCCATACCCTGACCGACCGGGACATCGAGGCGGCCTTTGCCCGGGCCGCTTCCGGGGCGCCCACGGTGCTCGCCACCTTCGAACACGACCGCCGCGACGTCACGGCCGACCGCCTGGCCGACGCCTTCGCGCGCATCGCCTCGGCCGGCCGGCGCCACCCGGCGGTGCCCTGGCGCTACGCCACGGCCCAGGCGGGGGCCGCCGCGGTCACGGTCGGGCAGGCCCTGCCGGCGCCGACCCTGGACATCGCCCCCGGCCCCGGCGGGCGCGCCCGCGTCACCGCCGCCGGCGCCCTGTTCAACCGGCCCTTCGTGGCCCTGGGGGACGCCTCGGGCAACCTTCGCCGCCGGGCGGGGCTGGCCTGCGTCGGCCGGGGCAAGTGGCTCACCGATCCCCTGCCCGAGGGCACGGCGGTCGTGGCCGCCGCCGCGGCCGGCCCCACCGGCGAGGTGGGCACGGCCCGGTTTGTCGTGATTAAAGCCTGAACACACCGCGAAAGCGAGGATTGTACCATGCAATTCGCCATCATCGGCGCCGGCTCCATCGGCAAGCGCCACATCGGCAACCTCCTGAGCCTGGGCATCGCCCCCAAGGACATCCACGTCTTCGAACCCCGCGAGGACCGGCGCCAGGAATGCGCCTCGCGCTTCGGCCTCTCCCAACTGTACGCCCGCTTCGAGGACATCGGCGCCGTCCCGGTCCAGGCCGCCCTGCTGTGTTCGCCGACCTCCGAGCACATTCCCCAGGCGGCCTTTTACGCCTCCCGGGGCAGCCACCTGCTGATTGAAAAGCCCCTGGCCCACGACCTGACCGGAGCCGAGGAACTGCGCCGGGAAGTGGCGGCCAAGGGCGTGCGGGTCCTGGTGGCCTACTGCATCCGCTTCTCCGAGCATGCCCGCAAGCTCAAGGAGACGGTGGCGGCCGCGCCTGTGGGCCGGCCCCTCTACGTCCACGGCGAATTCAGCGAGTACCTGCCGGACTGGCACCCCTGGGAGGACTACCGCACCTTCTACATGGCCCGCAGCGACCAGGGCGGCGGCTCGCTTCTGGACCAGAGCCACATCATGGACCTGGCCCACTGGTGCTTCGGCCCGGTGGCGTCGGTCTTCGGCTTCAACGGCCGGGTCTCGGACCTGGAAGTGGAAAGCGACGACCTGGCCGAGATGCAGGTGCGCTTCGCCTCGGGGCTGGTGGGCACCATCCACCAGGACATGTTCGGCCGCCGCCACGCCAAACACCTCTCCGTCAAATGCACGGACGGCGACATCACCTGGAACATGTACGACCTGTCGGTTTCCGTGTTCGACGTGCGCGC encodes the following:
- a CDS encoding Gfo/Idh/MocA family oxidoreductase codes for the protein MQFAIIGAGSIGKRHIGNLLSLGIAPKDIHVFEPREDRRQECASRFGLSQLYARFEDIGAVPVQAALLCSPTSEHIPQAAFYASRGSHLLIEKPLAHDLTGAEELRREVAAKGVRVLVAYCIRFSEHARKLKETVAAAPVGRPLYVHGEFSEYLPDWHPWEDYRTFYMARSDQGGGSLLDQSHIMDLAHWCFGPVASVFGFNGRVSDLEVESDDLAEMQVRFASGLVGTIHQDMFGRRHAKHLSVKCTDGDITWNMYDLSVSVFDVRARTTETFAFGKDHQVMYLNELRHFLDLCAGQADRPLCGLDEGIHGMRIIEAVRRSQASGRLEAVAGA